The following proteins are encoded in a genomic region of Gossypium hirsutum isolate 1008001.06 chromosome D05, Gossypium_hirsutum_v2.1, whole genome shotgun sequence:
- the LOC107906734 gene encoding uncharacterized protein, with protein sequence MENENEKEMEKENQGSNHNAAIIGGVSEQLTPSNSSISPPPDPESESNNDLSTEALAKALSSMLTSLIKDFDSKALDTLASQDILSSSIDRLTRELDQLLEDAPSPFIMQHAVKFSNVRKRVLSLNLLLKSIQRRVDNIDRMLSMGLQHEKTATEGS encoded by the exons AtggaaaacgaaaacgaaaaggaaatggaaaaggaaaaCCAGGGTTCAAATCACAACGCCGCTATTATTGGCGGCGTTTCAGAGCAGCTAACTCCTTCCAATTCTTCAATCAGTCCACCCCCGGACCCAGAATCTGAATCCAACAATGATCTCAGCACCGAAGCTTTAGCCAAAGCTTTATCATCCATGCTTACTTCGCTCATCAAAGACTTCGACTCTAAAGCCCTCGATACTCTCGCCAGTCAAGACATCCTTAGCTCCTCAATTGATCGTCTTACCCGAG AGCTTGATCAATTACTCGAAGATGCTCCGTCACCATTCATAATGCAGCATGCTGTCAAGTTTTCTAATGTCAGAAAGAGAGTTTTGTCGTTGAATTTGCTTTTGAAATCAATTCAGCGGCGTGTCGATAATATCGACCGAATGCTATCAATGGGATTGCAACATG AGAAGACTGCCACAGAAGGTTCCTGA
- the LOC107906733 gene encoding Holliday junction resolvase MOC1, chloroplastic isoform X2 produces MEIQLLPRTHCMASLSSKLYKPLLFSSSSKLVPFSSSSLSSSSTRVSSSNSLKLCAAPLEAGWLDSLSCPSPHAAADDPTRTNADSTWVIGIDPDLSGALAFLKSDSSGSFAQVFDSPHLPVQVGNRVRKRLDARSIVRLLQSLEAPIGTAAYIEQSVPFPKDGKQGWWSGGFGYGLWIGILVASGFSVVPVSSLSWKREFELAGAGSTKDDSRRLASTLFPSLSDMLKRKKDHGRAEALLIATYGKGLRMKEIIDC; encoded by the exons ATGGAAATCCAACTTCTTCCTCGGACCCATTGCATGGCTTCACTCTCTTCCAAGCTTTATAAACCCctcctcttttcttcttcttcgaaACTTGTACCTTTCTCCTCATCCTCTCTTTCATCTTCAAGTACAAGGGTTTCTTCAAGCAACAGCCTCAAGCTCTGTGCTGCTCCTCTCGAGGCCGGTTGGTTGGATTCTTTGTCTTGCCCTTCCCCTCACGCCGCTGCTGACGATCCCACCCGGACCAATGCCGATTCCACTTGGGTTATCGGTATTGACCCTGACCTCTCTGGTGCCTTGGCCTTCTTGAAAAGTGACTCGTCTGGTTCCTTTGCTCAG GTATTTGATTCGCCGCACTTGCCTGTTCAAGTTGGCAACAGAGTTCGAAAACGTTTAGATGCACGGTCTATTGTTCGGTTGCTTCAAAGTTTGGAGGCTCCTATTG GTACTGCTGCATATATAGAGCAATCTGTTCCCTTTCCAAAAGATGGGAAACAG GGTTGGTGGAGCGGAGGATTTGGGTATGGATTATGGATCGGGATACTAGTTGCCTCGGGGTTTTCTGTAGTTCCAGTGTCATCTTTGTCGTGGAAGAGAGAGTTTGAACTTGCTGGAGCTGGCTCTACAAAG GATGATAGTCGGAGACTTGCATCAACTTTGTTTCCCTCATTAAGTGATATGTTGAAAAGGAAAAAGGATCATG GAAGGGCTGAGGCTCTTCTCATCGCCACATATGGAAAAGGCCTGAGAATGAAG GAAATTATAGACTGCTGA
- the LOC107906733 gene encoding Holliday junction resolvase MOC1, chloroplastic isoform X1, translating to MEIQLLPRTHCMASLSSKLYKPLLFSSSSKLVPFSSSSLSSSSTRVSSSNSLKLCAAPLEAGWLDSLSCPSPHAAADDPTRTNADSTWVIGIDPDLSGALAFLKSDSSGSFAQVFDSPHLPVQVGNRVRKRLDARSIVRLLQSLEAPIGTAAYIEQSVPFPKDGKQGWWSGGFGYGLWIGILVASGFSVVPVSSLSWKREFELAGAGSTKDDSRRLASTLFPSLSDMLKRKKDHGRAEALLIATYGKGLRMKVDPSLLVEKSVQ from the exons ATGGAAATCCAACTTCTTCCTCGGACCCATTGCATGGCTTCACTCTCTTCCAAGCTTTATAAACCCctcctcttttcttcttcttcgaaACTTGTACCTTTCTCCTCATCCTCTCTTTCATCTTCAAGTACAAGGGTTTCTTCAAGCAACAGCCTCAAGCTCTGTGCTGCTCCTCTCGAGGCCGGTTGGTTGGATTCTTTGTCTTGCCCTTCCCCTCACGCCGCTGCTGACGATCCCACCCGGACCAATGCCGATTCCACTTGGGTTATCGGTATTGACCCTGACCTCTCTGGTGCCTTGGCCTTCTTGAAAAGTGACTCGTCTGGTTCCTTTGCTCAG GTATTTGATTCGCCGCACTTGCCTGTTCAAGTTGGCAACAGAGTTCGAAAACGTTTAGATGCACGGTCTATTGTTCGGTTGCTTCAAAGTTTGGAGGCTCCTATTG GTACTGCTGCATATATAGAGCAATCTGTTCCCTTTCCAAAAGATGGGAAACAG GGTTGGTGGAGCGGAGGATTTGGGTATGGATTATGGATCGGGATACTAGTTGCCTCGGGGTTTTCTGTAGTTCCAGTGTCATCTTTGTCGTGGAAGAGAGAGTTTGAACTTGCTGGAGCTGGCTCTACAAAG GATGATAGTCGGAGACTTGCATCAACTTTGTTTCCCTCATTAAGTGATATGTTGAAAAGGAAAAAGGATCATG GAAGGGCTGAGGCTCTTCTCATCGCCACATATGGAAAAGGCCTGAGAATGAAGGTAGACCCATCACTTCTTGTGGAAAAATCAGTTCAATAA
- the LOC107906732 gene encoding F-box protein At2g26850, translated as MLLYLFISCFSIIFFIKSLTLKPPPPWATEMRLLSPWFRKDVSFFLSSRLIKNILGLAYFTTVVSKMSLKKMSFTSKVDNFEEVEESAMSILDLPDLVLECILERLPPAALCSMAGVCSSLRSRCISDHFWEKHMKKKWGRIIGPAAYREWQWHIALRTRKDSSHLKQGKPKGLMRVLSIVRPSWWIKSKVDDSSKQCSLPDDSIMSWFLALETGRFWFPAQVYNRENGHVGFMLSCYDAELSYDPRIDTFKARYPPHGRRAVATERDVPWERLRAPPFDTSPHDLHISDCLNELRPGDNIEIQWRRNKEFPYGWWYGVVGHLESCDGNDNYCRCHNSDTVVLEFNQYTAGSRWRRATINRKEHREEGNEADGFYGGIRKLCNEEEISTWKRLWPSEILE; from the exons ATGCTACTTTACCTCTTCATCAGTTGTTTCTCCATCATCTTCTTTATAAAGTCCTTAACTTTGAAACCACCCCCACCATGGGCAACTGAGATGAGGCTATTGTCTCCCTGGTTTAGGAAAGACGTTTCCTTTTTTCTCAGTTCCAGATTGATCAAAAACATTCTTGGTCTTGCTTATTTTACCACAGTCGTTTCCAAAATGTCTCTCAAAAAGATGTCTTTCACTTCAAAAGTTGATAACTTTGAGGAGGTTGAAGAAAGTGCCATGTCAATTTTGGACCTACCAGATTTGGTCTTGGAATGCATTCTTGAAAGGCTACCACCTGCTGCTCTTTGTAGTATGGCTGGTGTTTGCAGCTCTTTGAGGAGTAGGTGTATTAGTGACCATTTCTGGGAAAAACACATGAAAAAAAAGTGGGGTAGAATTATTGGTCCTGCTGCTTATAGAGAGTGGCAATGGCATATAGCTTTAAGAACAAGAAAGGATTCAAGCCATTTGAAGCAGGGGAAGCCAAAAGGTCTGATGAGGGTCTTGTCAATTGTTAGGCCATCTTGGTGGATTAAATCAAAGGTTGATGATAGTAGTAAGCAGTGTTCTTTGCCAGATGATTCAATCATGTCTTGGTTTCTTGCTCTTGAAACTGGCAGATTCTGGTTCCCTGCCCAGGTTTATAACCGTGAG AATGGCCATGTTGGGTTTATGTTGTCATGTTATGATGCAGAACTGAGTTATGATCCCCGTATTGACACCTTCAAGGCCAG GTACCCTCCTCATGGAAGGAGGGCGGTCGCCACAGAGAGAGATGTGCCATGGGAAAGGCTACGAGCACCGCCTTTCGACACTTCACCACATGATCTTCACATTTCTGATTGCTTGAATGAGCTACGCCCTGGTGATAACATCGAGATTCAATGGAGAAGAAACAAAGAATTCCCTTACG GTTGGTGGTATGGTGTAGTCGGTCACTTGGAATCGTGTGACGGGAATGATAATTATTGCCGATGCCATAATAGTG ATACAGTGGTGTTAGAATTCAACCAGTACACCGCAGGCTCAAGGTGGAGGCGTGCCACAATCAATCGGAAAGAACACCGAGAGGAAGGAAACGAGGCAGATGGATTTTATGGAGGAATCAGAAAACTTTGCAATGAGGAGGAGATTTCCACATGGAAGCGCCTTTGGCCATCTGAAATCCTGGAGTAG
- the LOC107903261 gene encoding calcium-dependent protein kinase 34: protein MGNLCSRSDPAANPDEKGEPGPENELNTSTSMNEDSPNSPPKASPTQSISSKPSNKPNPIGPVLGRPMEDIKTTYNIGKELGRGQFGVTHLCTNKSTGEQFACKTIAKRKLANKEDIEDVRREVQIMHHLTGQSNIVELKGAFEDKHSVHLVMELCAGGELFDRIIAKGHYTERAAASLLRTVVQIVHTCHSMGVIHRDLKPENFLLLNKDEDSPLKATDFGLSVFYKPGEEFKEIVGSAYYIAPEVLKRKYGPEADIWSIGVMLYIFLSGVPPFWAESENGIFNSILRGHIDFSSDPWPSISPQAKELVKKMLNSDPKQRLTAVQVLSHPWIKEDGEAPDTPLDNAVICRLKQFKAMNNFKKVALRVIAGCLSEEEIMGLKEMFKGMDTDNSGTITLEELKQGLAKQGTKLTEYEVQQLMEAADADGNGTIDYDEFITATVHMNRMDREDHLYHAFQHFDKDNSGYITTEELEQALREHGMHDANIKEIVSEVDSDNDGRINYDEFVAMMRKGNPEAHTKKRRELSVNIET, encoded by the exons atgGGGAACCTATGCTCTCGCAGCGACCCCGCCGCTAACCCCGATGAAAAGGGAGAACCCGGGCCTGAAAATGAATTGAATACCAGCACTTCCATGAATGAAGACTCCCCCAACTCTCCTCCCAAGGCTtctcctactcaaagcatctccTCCAAGCCTTCCAACAAGCCCAACCCCATTGGTCCCGTCTTAGGCCGCCCTATGGAAGATATTAAAACCACCTACAACATTGGCAAAGAATTGGGTAGGGGTCAGTTTGGGGTTACGCATTTGTGTACCAACAAGTCCACCGGGGAACAATTCGCATGCAAGACTATCGCCAAGAGGAAGCTTGCCAACAAGGAGGATATTGAGGATGTTAGAAGGGAGGTTCAGATTATGCACCATTTGACAGGTCAGTCTAACATTGTCGAGCTCAAGGGAGCCTTCGAGGATAAGCATTCCGTTCATTTGGTGATGGAACTATGTGCCGGAGGAGAGCTGTTCGATAGGATCATTGCTAAGGGCCATTACACCGAGCGTGCCGCTGCTTCCTTGCTTCGCACGGTTGTCCAGATTGTGCACACTTGCCATTCTATGGGGGTCATCCATAGGGATCTCAAGCCCGAGAATTTCCTCTTGTTGAATAAGGATGAAGATTCCCCTCTCAAGGCCACAGATTTTGGTCTATCAGTCTTCTACAAGCCTG GtgaagaattcaaagaaattgtTGGTAGTGCATATTATATTGCACCTGAGGTCTTGAAGAGGAAATATGGACCAGAAGCAGATATATGGAGTATTGGTGTTATGTTGTATATTTTTCTATCTGGTGTTCCTCCCTTTTGGGCTG aatccgaaaatgggatattcaattcaatattacgCGGCCACATTGATTTCTCGAGCGATCCATGGCCTTCAATTTCACCTCAAGCGAAGGAACTTGTGAAGAAGATGTTAAATTCGGATCCGAAGCAGAGGTTAACCGCAGTGCAGGTTCTAA GCCATCCATGGATCAAAGAGGATGGTGAAGCACCTGATACACCTCTTGACAACGCAGTTATATGTAGGCTCAAACAGTTTAAAGCAATGAACAACTTCAAGAAAGTTGCTTTGCGG GTCATTGCGGGATGTTTATCAGAGGAAGAAATCATGGGATTGAAGGAGATGTTCAAGGGCATGGATACCGACAACAGCGGGACCATAACACTCGAAGAATTAAAGCAAGGCCTTGCTAAACAAGGAACAAAGCTTACTGAATATGAAGTTCAACAACTAATGGAAGCT gcTGATGCAGACGGAAACGGAACCATAGACTACGATGAGTTCATCACGGCCACAGTGCATATGAACCGAATGGACCGGGAAGACCATCTCTACCATGCCTTCCAACACTTTGATAAAGACAACAGCGG GTACATCACGACCGAAGAACTAGAGCAAGCTCTGCGTGAACATGGCATGCATGACGCCAACATTAAGGAAATCGTTTCTGAGGTTGACTCTGACAAT GACGGAAGGATCAACTATGATGAGTTCGTGGCAATGATGAGAAAAGGAAACCCTGAAGCACATACCAAGAAGCGGCGCGAATTATCTGTTAATATCGagacataa
- the LOC107902788 gene encoding zinc finger protein ZAT9, whose translation MVPADSCSLPFLGGKYLKTQDAETPHDSRNSFFCRYCGKGFMSNKAVAGHLRIHSHHHPTSKTELQQQQQDDDDDDDDDFFSCLVCTESFSSMKLLCQHTNIHRHMDSSQESNISSSGADTIVKQGNGPHTINLLKDFNFKWSRTGKRGSNRITSQDAQPLKLRVRPPHMETRKNKKMKTEDTKMEFELGGTKSESGVDPCHARRSRKNKAVKSEHQCEICGKTFETGQALGGHKTYHRVKKNKVELLQQGKTKQEPCMMTPMLLPHLSQQPDPSHPKTLLDFDLNIPYQQ comes from the coding sequence ATGGTGCCTGCGGACTCTTGTTCCTTACCTTTCTTGGGTGGCAAGTATTTGAAAACCCAGGATGCGGAAACCCCTCATGATTCAAGAAATAGTTTCTTTTGTAGATACTGCGGCAAAGGGTTCATGTCGAACAAGGCCGTGGCCGGCCATCTTCGGATCCATAGTCACCATCACCCCACCTCAAAAACTGAGCtccaacaacaacaacaagatgatgatgatgatgatgatgatgatttcttCAGTTGTTTGGTTTGCACTGAAAGTTTCTCATCGATGAAGTTGCTGTGCCAGCATACGAACATCCATCGTCATATGGATTCGTCTCAAGAAAGCAATATTTCTTCAAGCGGAGCTGACACCATTGTCAAACAAGGGAATGGCCCCCACACCATCAATTTGCTCAAAGACTTTAATTTCAAGTGGTCTCGAACTGGTAAAAGAGGCTCCAACAGAATCACTAGCCAGGATGCACAGCCCTTGAAGTTGAGGGTGAGACCCCCCCACATGGAGACAAGGAAAAACAAGAAGATGAAGACTGAAGATACAaaaatggagtttgaactgggAGGTACTAAAAGTGAGAGCGGAGTGGACCCATGCCATGCAAGAAGATCAAGGAAGAATAAGGCGGTGAAAAGTGAGCACCAATGTGAGATATGTGGCAAGACTTTCGAAACGGGTCAGGCTCTTGGTGGCCACAAAACCTATCATCGGGTGAAGAAGAACAAGGTGGAGTTATTGCAGCAGGGCAAAACCAAACAAGAACCCTGTATGATGACCCCAATGCTGTTGCCTCATCTATCTCAACAGCCTGATCCAAGTCATCCTAAGACCTTGCTGGATTTTGATCTTAATATCCCTTACCAACAATAA
- the LOC107906731 gene encoding serine/threonine-protein kinase GRIK1 isoform X1: protein MFSNSFSFARAMGCFGCFGFSTKPKQTTRPNCRSNFPLSQEFLLDEEIEEDDDDCSYNGEVTRTAHGDEVDSLGRGKRSEDILRFKLNNGLVCRQVPVKETNMIVRTEDENGNKMINEYVREYKIGSGSYGKVVLYRNSVDGKHYAIKAFHKSHLLKLRVAPSETAMTDVLREVLIMKILEHPNIVNLIEVIDDPTMDQFYMVLEYVEGKWVCEDSGPPRGLGEDTARKYVRDIVSGLMYLHAHNIVHGDIKPDNLLITSMGTVKIGDFSVSQVFEDDNDELRRSPGTPVFTAPECCVGLTYQGKAADTWALGVTLYCMILGRYPFLGETLQDTYDKIVNNPLILPSDMNPELRNLLEGLLCKDPKQRMTLNALAEHSWVIGEDGPIPQYLCWCTRNSYSREESNRRTGTQLTETD from the exons ATGTTTAGTAACAGCTTTTCATTTGCTAGAGCAATGGGCTGCTTTGGTTGCTTCGGCTTCTCAACAAAGCCCAAACAAACCACTAGGCCCAATTGCAGGTCAAATTTTCCACTGTCCCAGGAATTTTTGTTAGACGAAGAAatagaagaagatgatgatgattgttcaTATAATGGTGAGGTTACTCGCACTGCTCATGGAGATGAGGTTGATTCTCTGGGCCGTGGCAAGCGTTCTGAAGATATTTTGAGGTTCAAACTGAACAATGGATTGGTTTGCAGGCAGGTTCCTGTCAAGGAAACCAACATGATCGTACGCACGGAG GATGAAAATGGGAATAAGATGATTAATGAGTATGTGAGGGAGTATAAGATTGGTTCTGGTAGCTATGGAAAAGTG GTTCTATATCGAAACAGTGTTGATGGGAAACACTATGCTATTAAG GCCTTTCATAAGTCTCACTTATTGAAGTTGCGGGTTGCTCCATCCGAGACTGCAATGACTGATGTTCTTCGTGAG GttctaattatgaaaattttggaacATCCCAATATAGTTAATCTCATTGAGGTGATTGATGACCCAACAATGGATCAATTCTACATGG TTCTTGAATATGTTGAAGGCAAATGGGTTTGTGAGGATTCTGGTCCTCCAAGAGGCCTTGGGGAAGATACTGCTAGGAAGTATGTGCGAGATATAGTATCTGGGCTTATGTACCTCCATGCTCAT AATATTGTGCATGGCGATATTAAACCAGATAATTTGTTGATTACTAGCATGGGTACAGTGAAGATAGGAGATTTTAGTGTGAGCCAGGTGTTTGAG gaTGATAATGATGAGCTTCGCCGATCTCCCGGGACTCCTGTTTTCACTGCGCCTGAGTGTTGTGTAG GTTTAACATATCAAGGAAAAGCTGCAGACACGTGGGCTCTAGGAGTTACTTTGTATTGTATGATACTCGGAAGATATCCATTTCTTGGTGAAACGCTACAAGATACATATGACAAG ATTGTTAATAATCCTCTAATTCTGCCAAGTGACATGAACCCAGAGTTGAGGAACTTACTCGAGGGCCTTCTTTGCAAAG ACCCGAAACAGAGGATGACATTGAATGCTTTAGCAGAGCATTCTTGGGTTATTGGAGAAGATGGACCGATCCCCCAGTACTTGTGTTGGTGTACGCGTAATAGCTATTCGAGGGAAGAATCTAACCGGAGAACCGGTACTCAGTTGACAGAAACTGACTAG
- the LOC107906731 gene encoding serine/threonine-protein kinase GRIK2 isoform X3 — MFSNSFSFARAMGCFGCFGFSTKPKQTTRPNCRSNFPLSQEFLLDEEIEEDDDDCSYNGEVTRTAHGDEVDSLGRGKRSEDILRFKLNNGLVCRQVPVKETNMIVRTEVLYRNSVDGKHYAIKAFHKSHLLKLRVAPSETAMTDVLREVLIMKILEHPNIVNLIEVIDDPTMDQFYMVLEYVEGKWVCEDSGPPRGLGEDTARKYVRDIVSGLMYLHAHNIVHGDIKPDNLLITSMGTVKIGDFSVSQVFEDDNDELRRSPGTPVFTAPECCVGLTYQGKAADTWALGVTLYCMILGRYPFLGETLQDTYDKIVNNPLILPSDMNPELRNLLEGLLCKDPKQRMTLNALAEHSWVIGEDGPIPQYLCWCTRNSYSREESNRRTGTQLTETD, encoded by the exons ATGTTTAGTAACAGCTTTTCATTTGCTAGAGCAATGGGCTGCTTTGGTTGCTTCGGCTTCTCAACAAAGCCCAAACAAACCACTAGGCCCAATTGCAGGTCAAATTTTCCACTGTCCCAGGAATTTTTGTTAGACGAAGAAatagaagaagatgatgatgattgttcaTATAATGGTGAGGTTACTCGCACTGCTCATGGAGATGAGGTTGATTCTCTGGGCCGTGGCAAGCGTTCTGAAGATATTTTGAGGTTCAAACTGAACAATGGATTGGTTTGCAGGCAGGTTCCTGTCAAGGAAACCAACATGATCGTACGCACGGAG GTTCTATATCGAAACAGTGTTGATGGGAAACACTATGCTATTAAG GCCTTTCATAAGTCTCACTTATTGAAGTTGCGGGTTGCTCCATCCGAGACTGCAATGACTGATGTTCTTCGTGAG GttctaattatgaaaattttggaacATCCCAATATAGTTAATCTCATTGAGGTGATTGATGACCCAACAATGGATCAATTCTACATGG TTCTTGAATATGTTGAAGGCAAATGGGTTTGTGAGGATTCTGGTCCTCCAAGAGGCCTTGGGGAAGATACTGCTAGGAAGTATGTGCGAGATATAGTATCTGGGCTTATGTACCTCCATGCTCAT AATATTGTGCATGGCGATATTAAACCAGATAATTTGTTGATTACTAGCATGGGTACAGTGAAGATAGGAGATTTTAGTGTGAGCCAGGTGTTTGAG gaTGATAATGATGAGCTTCGCCGATCTCCCGGGACTCCTGTTTTCACTGCGCCTGAGTGTTGTGTAG GTTTAACATATCAAGGAAAAGCTGCAGACACGTGGGCTCTAGGAGTTACTTTGTATTGTATGATACTCGGAAGATATCCATTTCTTGGTGAAACGCTACAAGATACATATGACAAG ATTGTTAATAATCCTCTAATTCTGCCAAGTGACATGAACCCAGAGTTGAGGAACTTACTCGAGGGCCTTCTTTGCAAAG ACCCGAAACAGAGGATGACATTGAATGCTTTAGCAGAGCATTCTTGGGTTATTGGAGAAGATGGACCGATCCCCCAGTACTTGTGTTGGTGTACGCGTAATAGCTATTCGAGGGAAGAATCTAACCGGAGAACCGGTACTCAGTTGACAGAAACTGACTAG
- the LOC107906731 gene encoding serine/threonine-protein kinase GRIK1 isoform X2 — protein MGCFGCFGFSTKPKQTTRPNCRSNFPLSQEFLLDEEIEEDDDDCSYNGEVTRTAHGDEVDSLGRGKRSEDILRFKLNNGLVCRQVPVKETNMIVRTEDENGNKMINEYVREYKIGSGSYGKVVLYRNSVDGKHYAIKAFHKSHLLKLRVAPSETAMTDVLREVLIMKILEHPNIVNLIEVIDDPTMDQFYMVLEYVEGKWVCEDSGPPRGLGEDTARKYVRDIVSGLMYLHAHNIVHGDIKPDNLLITSMGTVKIGDFSVSQVFEDDNDELRRSPGTPVFTAPECCVGLTYQGKAADTWALGVTLYCMILGRYPFLGETLQDTYDKIVNNPLILPSDMNPELRNLLEGLLCKDPKQRMTLNALAEHSWVIGEDGPIPQYLCWCTRNSYSREESNRRTGTQLTETD, from the exons ATGGGCTGCTTTGGTTGCTTCGGCTTCTCAACAAAGCCCAAACAAACCACTAGGCCCAATTGCAGGTCAAATTTTCCACTGTCCCAGGAATTTTTGTTAGACGAAGAAatagaagaagatgatgatgattgttcaTATAATGGTGAGGTTACTCGCACTGCTCATGGAGATGAGGTTGATTCTCTGGGCCGTGGCAAGCGTTCTGAAGATATTTTGAGGTTCAAACTGAACAATGGATTGGTTTGCAGGCAGGTTCCTGTCAAGGAAACCAACATGATCGTACGCACGGAG GATGAAAATGGGAATAAGATGATTAATGAGTATGTGAGGGAGTATAAGATTGGTTCTGGTAGCTATGGAAAAGTG GTTCTATATCGAAACAGTGTTGATGGGAAACACTATGCTATTAAG GCCTTTCATAAGTCTCACTTATTGAAGTTGCGGGTTGCTCCATCCGAGACTGCAATGACTGATGTTCTTCGTGAG GttctaattatgaaaattttggaacATCCCAATATAGTTAATCTCATTGAGGTGATTGATGACCCAACAATGGATCAATTCTACATGG TTCTTGAATATGTTGAAGGCAAATGGGTTTGTGAGGATTCTGGTCCTCCAAGAGGCCTTGGGGAAGATACTGCTAGGAAGTATGTGCGAGATATAGTATCTGGGCTTATGTACCTCCATGCTCAT AATATTGTGCATGGCGATATTAAACCAGATAATTTGTTGATTACTAGCATGGGTACAGTGAAGATAGGAGATTTTAGTGTGAGCCAGGTGTTTGAG gaTGATAATGATGAGCTTCGCCGATCTCCCGGGACTCCTGTTTTCACTGCGCCTGAGTGTTGTGTAG GTTTAACATATCAAGGAAAAGCTGCAGACACGTGGGCTCTAGGAGTTACTTTGTATTGTATGATACTCGGAAGATATCCATTTCTTGGTGAAACGCTACAAGATACATATGACAAG ATTGTTAATAATCCTCTAATTCTGCCAAGTGACATGAACCCAGAGTTGAGGAACTTACTCGAGGGCCTTCTTTGCAAAG ACCCGAAACAGAGGATGACATTGAATGCTTTAGCAGAGCATTCTTGGGTTATTGGAGAAGATGGACCGATCCCCCAGTACTTGTGTTGGTGTACGCGTAATAGCTATTCGAGGGAAGAATCTAACCGGAGAACCGGTACTCAGTTGACAGAAACTGACTAG
- the LOC107906730 gene encoding probable pyridoxal 5'-phosphate synthase subunit PDX2: MAVVGVLALQGSFNEHIAALRRLGMKGVEIRKPEQLQSISSLIIPGGESTTMAKLAEFHNLFPALREFVQMGKPVWGTCAGLIFLANKAVGQKDGGQELVGGLNCTVHRNYFGSQIQSFEAELLVPELASQEGGPETFRGVFIRAPAVLEVGPEVEVLADYPIPSNKVLYSSSAVEIQEESAVPEKKVIVAIKQGNLLGTAFHPELTADTRWHSYFLKMVRDVGEGTSNATVAVSEAASSSDRQTKYDLPIFR; the protein is encoded by the exons ATGGCCGTGGTTGGAGTATTGGCTTTACAGGGATCTTTTAACGAACACATAGCAG CGCTAAGGAGGTTAGGAATGAAAGGAGTGGAAATAAGGAAGCCAGAGCAGCTTCAAAGTATCAGCTCTCTTATCATTCCTGGTGGAGAAAGCACCACCATGGCTAAGCTTGCTGAGTTCCACAATCTT TTTCCAGCTCTGCGGGAATTTGTGCAAATGGGGAAGCCGGTTTGGGGGACTTGTGCAGGTCTTATATTTTTGGCAAACAAAGCTGTTG GACAGAAAGACGGAGGACAGGAATTAGTTGGGGGTCTGAATTGCACTGTCCATAGAAATTACTTTGGGAGTCAG ATCCAAAGCTTTGAGGCAGAGCTCTTAGTGCCAGAACTTGCCTCCCAAGAAGGTGGCCCTGAGACATTTCGTGGTGTTTTCATCCGAGCTCCTGCTGTCCTTGAAGTGGGGCCAGAAGTTGAAGTGCTTGCTGATTATCCTATCCCATCAAATAAAGTTCTATATTCAAGTTCAGCTGTTGAAATTCAAGAG GAGTCTGCCGTGCCTGAAAAGAAAGTGATAGTTGCCATAAAGCAAGGAAACTTGCTGGGGACTGCTTTCCACCCTGAGTTGACTGCAGATACGAGATG GCATAGTTACTTTCTAAAGATGGTAAGAGATGTTGGAGAGGGAACCTCGAATGCCACTGTTGCAGTCAGTGAAGCGGCTTCAAGTTCTGACCGACAAACAAAATATGATCTTCCTATATTCCGATAA